The following coding sequences are from one Kogia breviceps isolate mKogBre1 chromosome X, mKogBre1 haplotype 1, whole genome shotgun sequence window:
- the CCNQ gene encoding cyclin-Q isoform X2: MEALGPVTCGGVGAALGAEGRPAPEARVHFRVTRFIMEAGVKLGMRSIPIATACAIYHKFFCEIDLDAYDPYLVAMSSLYLAGKVEEQHLRTRDIINVSNRYFHPDSEPLELDSRFWELRDSIVQCELLVLRVLRFQVSFQHPHKYLLHYLVSLKNWLNRYSWQRSPVSITAWALLRDSYHGGLCLRFQAQHIAVAVLHLALRAYGVEVPAEAEAEKPWWQIYTMDTELP; encoded by the exons ATGGAGGCACTTGGCCCGGTGACCTGCGGCGGAGTGGGCGCGGCACTGGGCGCGGAGGGGCGGCCCGCACCCGAGGCGAGGGTGCACTTCCGAGTGACGAGGTTCATCATGGAGGCAG GTGTCAAGCTAGGGATGCGGTCCATCCCCATCGCCACCGCCTGTGCCATATACCATAAGTTCTTCTGCGAGATCGACCTGGACGCCTATGACCCCTACTTGGTGGCCATGTCTTCCCTTTACTTGGCCGGCAAAGTGGAGGAACAGCACCTGCGCACTCGTGACATCATCAACGTTTCCAACAG GTACTTCCACCCGGACAGCGAGCCCTTGGAGCTGGACTCTCGCTTTTGGGAGCTCCGGGACAGCATCGTGCAGTGTGAGCTGCTTGTACTGCGGGTTCTGCGTTTCCAGGTCTCCTTCCAGCACCCTCACAAG TACCTGCTCCACTACCTGGTGTCCCTCAAGAACTGGCTGAACCGTTACAGCTGGCAGCGGAGCCCCGTCTCCATCACCGCCTGGGCCCTGCTGCGGGACAGCTACCACGGGGGGCTGTGCCTCCGGTTCCAGGCTCAGCACATAGCCGTGGCAGTGCTGCACCTGGCCCTGCGGGCCTATGGGGTCGAGGTGCCCGCTGAGGCCGAGGCCGAGAAGCCATGGTGGCAG atttataCCATGGACACAGAGCTCCCCTAA
- the CCNQ gene encoding cyclin-Q isoform X1, whose translation MEALGPVTCGGVGAALGAEGRPAPEARVHFRVTRFIMEAGVKLGMRSIPIATACAIYHKFFCEIDLDAYDPYLVAMSSLYLAGKVEEQHLRTRDIINVSNRYFHPDSEPLELDSRFWELRDSIVQCELLVLRVLRFQVSFQHPHKYLLHYLVSLKNWLNRYSWQRSPVSITAWALLRDSYHGGLCLRFQAQHIAVAVLHLALRAYGVEVPAEAEAEKPWWQVFSEDLTKPIIDNIVSDLIQIYTMDTELP comes from the exons ATGGAGGCACTTGGCCCGGTGACCTGCGGCGGAGTGGGCGCGGCACTGGGCGCGGAGGGGCGGCCCGCACCCGAGGCGAGGGTGCACTTCCGAGTGACGAGGTTCATCATGGAGGCAG GTGTCAAGCTAGGGATGCGGTCCATCCCCATCGCCACCGCCTGTGCCATATACCATAAGTTCTTCTGCGAGATCGACCTGGACGCCTATGACCCCTACTTGGTGGCCATGTCTTCCCTTTACTTGGCCGGCAAAGTGGAGGAACAGCACCTGCGCACTCGTGACATCATCAACGTTTCCAACAG GTACTTCCACCCGGACAGCGAGCCCTTGGAGCTGGACTCTCGCTTTTGGGAGCTCCGGGACAGCATCGTGCAGTGTGAGCTGCTTGTACTGCGGGTTCTGCGTTTCCAGGTCTCCTTCCAGCACCCTCACAAG TACCTGCTCCACTACCTGGTGTCCCTCAAGAACTGGCTGAACCGTTACAGCTGGCAGCGGAGCCCCGTCTCCATCACCGCCTGGGCCCTGCTGCGGGACAGCTACCACGGGGGGCTGTGCCTCCGGTTCCAGGCTCAGCACATAGCCGTGGCAGTGCTGCACCTGGCCCTGCGGGCCTATGGGGTCGAGGTGCCCGCTGAGGCCGAGGCCGAGAAGCCATGGTGGCAG GTGTTTAGTGAAGACCTTACCAAGCCAATCATTGATAACATTGTGtctgatctcattcagatttataCCATGGACACAGAGCTCCCCTAA